In a single window of the Luteibacter rhizovicinus DSM 16549 genome:
- a CDS encoding YerC/YecD family TrpR-related protein — protein MKRRSIDPEMPANSAETSLCEALLGLSSVDEMRAFLHDLCTPAEIEVMVDRWRVVPFLLEGRSYREIHERTSVSITTIGRVARYLNQGSGGYMAAAARRNLAGVV, from the coding sequence ATGAAGCGTCGCTCGATCGACCCCGAAATGCCGGCCAACTCGGCCGAGACCAGTCTCTGCGAGGCCCTGCTTGGGCTCTCGAGCGTGGACGAGATGCGTGCCTTCCTTCATGACCTCTGTACCCCTGCCGAAATCGAGGTGATGGTGGACCGCTGGCGAGTGGTGCCTTTCCTGCTGGAAGGGCGGTCCTACCGCGAGATCCACGAGCGCACGTCGGTCAGCATCACCACGATCGGCCGTGTCGCGCGCTATCTCAACCAGGGCAGTGGCGGGTACATGGCCGCCGCCGCGCGTCGCAACCTCGCAGGTGTCGTATGA
- the hisG gene encoding ATP phosphoribosyltransferase, whose translation MKPRDRLRIAMQKSGRLTDPAQELLARCGLKFRQSRDKLFCFGEGEPVDLLLVRDDDIPGLIAEGVCDLGIVGRNVLREFQLTNPDTGAGMDELRPLGFGHCRLSIAVPQEDAYDGPAQLQGQRIATSYPGLLGEWLRSHGVDAKVVMLAGSVEIAPRLGTADAICDLVSSGATLVANQLREAVVVVESEAVLAGRRELPLDERGEIAELLLRRLDGVIQVRDSRLILMQAPRDALAAITRLLPGLPIPTLTPVDGAPDQVVLQALCAGSVSWRQLEDMKRAGARDMLVLPVEKMLA comes from the coding sequence ATGAAGCCGCGCGATCGGCTGCGCATTGCCATGCAGAAATCCGGGCGGCTGACCGATCCTGCCCAGGAGTTGCTCGCGCGTTGCGGCCTGAAATTCCGCCAGAGCCGTGACAAGCTGTTCTGCTTCGGCGAAGGCGAACCGGTGGACCTCCTGCTGGTCCGCGACGACGACATCCCGGGGCTGATCGCCGAAGGGGTCTGTGACCTCGGTATCGTCGGTCGTAACGTGCTGCGCGAGTTCCAACTCACCAATCCGGACACGGGCGCCGGCATGGACGAGCTGCGGCCGCTCGGTTTTGGTCACTGCCGACTGTCCATCGCCGTGCCCCAGGAAGATGCCTACGATGGCCCGGCCCAGCTTCAGGGGCAGCGCATTGCAACGTCGTACCCGGGCTTGCTCGGCGAATGGCTGCGCAGCCACGGGGTCGACGCGAAGGTGGTGATGCTCGCCGGCTCGGTGGAAATCGCGCCGCGACTCGGCACGGCCGACGCCATCTGCGACCTGGTGTCCAGCGGCGCGACCCTGGTAGCCAACCAGTTGCGCGAGGCCGTCGTGGTGGTGGAGAGCGAAGCGGTGCTGGCCGGACGTCGCGAACTGCCGCTGGACGAGCGCGGCGAGATCGCCGAACTGCTCCTGCGCCGATTGGACGGTGTCATCCAGGTGCGCGACTCGCGCCTGATCCTGATGCAGGCACCGCGCGATGCACTGGCCGCGATCACCCGCCTCTTGCCCGGGCTGCCCATCCCTACGCTGACACCTGTCGATGGCGCACCCGATCAGGTGGTGTTGCAGGCCCTGTGTGCCGGCTCGGTGAGCTGGCGACAGCTCGAGGACATGAAACGCGCCGGTGCCCGCGACATGCTGGTGTTGCCGGTGGAGAAGATGCTGGCATGA